The following are encoded in a window of Phaseolus vulgaris cultivar G19833 chromosome 3, P. vulgaris v2.0, whole genome shotgun sequence genomic DNA:
- the LOC137807962 gene encoding uncharacterized protein isoform X1 gives MVSTRRSGSLSANNSKRSSSSESKPPSPKRQKVDNGGSSEKPVSTPAENSKDLRTPEPVPDPGECGSADVQIAGAGSADVVSSGKVDATPAVPVTAPIADAACPSFSSWSVYQKQIPNIEGGPWCRFLSQSAQNPNVAVCIPNFTIGSNRSCNFALKDQTISGNLCKIKHTQRDGSAVAVLESTGSKGSVLVNGTHVKKNTNCVLNSGDEVVFGVLGNHSYIFQQLNTEVAIRGAEVSSGVGKFLPLERKSGDPSAVAGASILASLSIKQDLTRWKSPTHTSSKPHQGSDVSSHPVLHDSTEIELDGSESTPNVHTDKAADAQTNEKNSTMDCNPDAGAEAGNVKLSGVNDFLRPFFRILTRPSCKLKLSKSICKQVLEEKNGTLDMQAASTLGTSVRCAVFKEDVHAAILDGKEIDVSFDNFPYYLSESTKNVLVAACFMHLRHKEHEKFTSDLTTINPRILLSGPAGSEIYQEMLAKALAKYFGAKLLIFDSHLLLGGLSSKEAELLKDGLNVEKSFSSTKQSPTATKVAGSMDPPATETETPSSSNAPSLGFDSQPKLETDNMPSASGTAKSCLFKLGDRVKFSCSSSCGVYQTSPRGPSNGGRGKVVLLFDDNPLSKIGVRFDKPIPDGVDLGGACEGGQGFFCNVTDLRLESSAVEELDKLLIHSLFEVVFSESRSAPFILFMKDAEKSIVGNGDSYAFKSKLENLPDNVVVIGSHTQNDSRKEKSHPGGLLFTKFGSNQTALLDLAFPDSFGRLHDRGKEVPKPNRTLTKLFPNKIIIHMPQDEALLASWKQQLDRDVETLKIKGNLHHLRAVLGRCGMECEGLDTLCIKDQTLTNENAEKIIGWALSHHLMQNSEAKPDSKLVLSCDSIQYGIGILQSVQNESKSLKKSLKDVVTENEFEKRLLADVIPPSDIDVTFDDIGALEKVKDTLKELVMLPLQRPELFCKGQLTKPCKGILLFGPPGTGKTMLAKAIATEAGANFINISMSSITSKWFGEGEKYVKAVFSLASKISPSVIFVDEVDSMLGRRENPGEHEAMRKMKNEFMVNWDGLRTKETERVLVLAATNRPFDLDEAVIRRMPRRLMVNLPDAPNRAKILKVILAQEELSPDVDLDAVATMTDGYSGSDLKNLCVTAAQRPIKEILEKEKKERVSALAEGQPAPALRSSGDIRSLNMEDFKYAHQQVCASVSSESVNMTELLQWNELYGEGGSRVKKALSYFM, from the exons ATGGTTTCTACGAGACGGAGTGGATCTCTCTCTGCCAACAACTCCAAACGATCTTCCTCATCGGAAAGCAAACCTCCTTCGCCGAAGCGTCAAAAG GTCGACAATGGCGGTTCGTCGGAGAAGCCGGTGTCGACACCGGCGGAGAATTCAAAGGATTTACGTACTCCGGAGCCCGTGCCTGATCCCGGGGAATGTGGCTCTGCCGACGTTCAGATCGCCGGAGCGGGTTCCGCCGATGTAGTGAGCTCCGGCAAGGTTGATGCTACGCCGGCTGTGCCCGTCACGGCACCGATTGCTGATGCTGCAT GCCCGTCCTTCTCTTCGTGGAGTGTATATCAGAAACAGATTCCGAATATCGAGGGAGGACCGTGGTGTAGGTTCTTGTCTCAGTCTGCACAG AATCCTAATGTTGCTGTTTGCATACCCAATTTCACGATTGGTTCTAATAGAAGTTGCAACTTTGCACTGAAAGATCAAACTATAAGTGGAAATTTATGCAAGATCAAGCACACGCAG CGTGATGGGAGTGCTGTAGCTGTGCTAGAAAGTACGGGTAGCAAAGGATCTGTGCTAGTAAATGGGACGCATGTGAAGAAGAATACCAACTGTGTGCTTAACTCGGGTGATGAAGTGGTGTTTGGTGTTCTTGGAAATCATTCTTAT ATTTTTCAGCAACTAAATACTGAGGTTGCAATTAGGGGTGCAGAAGTTTCTAGTGGTGTTGGGAAATTTCTGCCGCTTGAAAGGAAAAGTGGAGACCCTTCAGCTGTGGCCGGGGCCTCTATTTTGGCTTCTCTTTCCATCAAACAGGACCTTACAAGATGGAAATCTCCAACTCATACCTCTAGTAAACCTCACCAGGGTTCTGATGTCTCGAGTCATCCTGTCCTTCATGATAGTACAGAAATTGAGCTTGACGGCTCAGAGTCAACTCCAAATGTGCATACTGATAAAGCAGCAGATGCTCAAACAAATGAGAAGAATTCAACAATGGATTGCAATCCGGATGCTGGTGCAGAGGCAGGCAATGTAAAACTCTCTGGGGTGAATGATTTCCTAAGGCCTTTCTTCAGGATCTTAACTCGACCTAGTTGTAAACTGAAATTGAGCAAAAGTATCTGTAAACAGGTATTGGAAGAAAAAAATGGGACGCTGGACATGCAGGCAGCATCAACTTTGGGTACATCTGTGCGCTGTGCAGTGTTTAAAGAAGATGTTCACGCTGCTATTCTGGATGGAAAAGAAATAGACGTTTCTTTTGACAACTTCCCTTACTATTTAAG TGAGAGCACAAAAAATGTCTTGGTGGCTGCTTGCTTTATGCACCTAAGGCATAAAGAGCATGAAAAATTTACTTCAGATCTTACAACCATAAACCCTCGTATTCTACTCTCAGGACCTGCAG GGTCAGAAATATATCAGGAGATGTTGGCAAAGGCACTTGCAAAATACTTTGGAGCTAAGCTGCTCATATTTGATAGTCATTTGCTTTTGGGT GGTTTATCTTCCAAGGAAGCCGAGCTACTCAAAGATGGACTAAATGTTGAAAAATCCTTCAGCAGCACTAAACAAAGTCCTACAGCAACAAAAGTGGCTGGGAGCATGGATCCACCTGCTACTGAAACAGAGACACCTAGCTCTTCAAATGCACCTTCATTGGGCTTTGACTCTCAACCTAAGTTGGAAACTGATAACATGCCATCCGCCTCTGGGACAGCCAAAAGTTGTTTGTTCAAATTAG GTGATAGGGTGAAATTTAGCTGTTCATCTTCTTGTGGCGTATATCAAACATCTCCAAG GGGACCGTCTAATGGAGGTAGGGGGAAGGTTGTCTTACTATTTGATGATAATCCCTTGTCTAAAATTGGTGTGAGATTTGATAAGCCCATACCCGATGGAGTTGATCTTGGCGGTGCGTGTGAGGGAGGTCAAGGATTTTTCTGCAATG TCACTGATCTTCGCTTGGAAAGTAGTGCTGTAGAAGAACTGGACAAATTACTTATTCATTCGTTGTTTGAG GTTGTTTTTAGTGAGAGTAGAAGTGCACCATTCATTTTGTTCATGAAAGATGCTGAGAAGTCTATTGTAGGAAACGGAGATTCATATGCATTTAAAAGTAAGCTTGAAAATCTTCCAGACAATGTGGTCGTAATAGGTTCTCACACTCAAAATGACAGTCGTAAGGAGAAG TCACATCCTGGTGGTTTGCTTTTTACAAAATTTGGTAGCAATCAGACTGCCCTTCTGGACTTGGCTTTCCCT GATAGTTTTGGACGATTGCATGACAGAGGGAAGGAAGTTCCAAAACCAAATAGAACTTTGACTAAGCTCTttccaaataaaattataattcacaTGCCTCAG GATGAGGCTCTTCTAGCATCTTGGAAGCAGCAACTGGATCGAGATGTTGAAACTCTCAAAATCAAAGGAAATTTACATCACTTGCGTGCA GTTTTGGGACGATGTGGAATGGAATGTGAAGGACTTGATACCTTATGCATTAAGGATCAGACACTTACAAATGAAA ATGCAGAGAAGATAATTGGTTGGGCTTTAAGTCACCACCTCATGCAGAATTCAGAAGCTAAGCCTGATTCGAAGCTTGTATTATCATGTGATAG CATTCAGTATGGAATTGGGATCTTGCAGTCCGTCCAGAATGAGTCCAAGAGCCTGAAGAAGTCTCTTAAG GATGTAGTAACAGAAAATGAATTTGAAAAGAGGCTTTTGGCTGACGTTATTCCACCTAGTGACATTGATGTTACCTTCGATGATATTGGAGCTCTTGAAAAAGTCAAGGATACATTGAAGGAGTTGGTGATGCTTCCTTTACAGAGGCCTGAGCTTTTTTGCAAGGGGCAATTAACCAAG CCATGCAAAGGTATCCTATTATTTGGACCTCCTGGAACAGGTAAAACAATGCTTGCAAAGGCAATTGCTACTGAAGCTGGTGCAAACTTCATCAACATTTCTATGTCAAGTATTACATCTAAG TGGTTTGGTGAGGGTGAGAAATATGTGAAAGCTGTTTTCTCTCTGGCGAGTAAAATTTCTCCTAGTGTTATATTTGTTGATGAG GTTGACAGCATGTTGGGTCGAAGGGAAAACCCAGGGGAGCATGAGGCCATGCGAAAGATGAAGAATGAATTCATGGTAAATTGGGATGGCTTACGTACCAAGGAAACAGAGAGAGTTCTTGTGCTGGCAGCCACTAACAGGCCTTTTGACCTAGATGAAGCTGTTATAAGGAGGATGCCAAGAAG ATTGATGGTAAATTTGCCAGATGCTCCCAATAGAGCAAAAATATTGAAAGTCATACTGGCCCAAGAAGAATTGTCTCCTGATGTTGATTTGGATGCAGTTGCTACTATGACAGATGGATATTCCGGAAGTGATCTTAAG AATTTATGTGTTACTGCAGCACAACGGCCTATTAAAGAgatattagaaaaagaaaaaaag GAACGTGTTTCTGCTCTAGCAGAAGGTCAACCAGCTCCAGCGTTGCGTAGCAGTGGGGACATCAGATCATTAAACATGGAAGACTTCAAATATGCTCATCAACAG GTTTGCGCAAGTGTTTCTTCTGAATCAGTAAATATGACTGAGCTTTT
- the LOC137807962 gene encoding uncharacterized protein isoform X3, with protein MVSTRRSGSLSANNSKRSSSSESKPPSPKRQKVDNGGSSEKPVSTPAENSKDLRTPEPVPDPGECGSADVQIAGAGSADVVSSGKVDATPAVPVTAPIADAACPSFSSWSVYQKQIPNIEGGPWCRFLSQSAQNPNVAVCIPNFTIGSNRSCNFALKDQTISGNLCKIKHTQRDGSAVAVLESTGSKGSVLVNGTHVKKNTNCVLNSGDEVVFGVLGNHSYIFQQLNTEVAIRGAEVSSGVGKFLPLERKSGDPSAVAGASILASLSIKQDLTRWKSPTHTSSKPHQGSDVSSHPVLHDSTEIELDGSESTPNVHTDKAADAQTNEKNSTMDCNPDAGAEAGNVLEEKNGTLDMQAASTLGTSVRCAVFKEDVHAAILDGKEIDVSFDNFPYYLSESTKNVLVAACFMHLRHKEHEKFTSDLTTINPRILLSGPAGSEIYQEMLAKALAKYFGAKLLIFDSHLLLGGLSSKEAELLKDGLNVEKSFSSTKQSPTATKVAGSMDPPATETETPSSSNAPSLGFDSQPKLETDNMPSASGTAKSCLFKLGDRVKFSCSSSCGVYQTSPRGPSNGGRGKVVLLFDDNPLSKIGVRFDKPIPDGVDLGGACEGGQGFFCNVTDLRLESSAVEELDKLLIHSLFEVVFSESRSAPFILFMKDAEKSIVGNGDSYAFKSKLENLPDNVVVIGSHTQNDSRKEKSHPGGLLFTKFGSNQTALLDLAFPDSFGRLHDRGKEVPKPNRTLTKLFPNKIIIHMPQDEALLASWKQQLDRDVETLKIKGNLHHLRAVLGRCGMECEGLDTLCIKDQTLTNENAEKIIGWALSHHLMQNSEAKPDSKLVLSCDSIQYGIGILQSVQNESKSLKKSLKDVVTENEFEKRLLADVIPPSDIDVTFDDIGALEKVKDTLKELVMLPLQRPELFCKGQLTKPCKGILLFGPPGTGKTMLAKAIATEAGANFINISMSSITSKWFGEGEKYVKAVFSLASKISPSVIFVDEVDSMLGRRENPGEHEAMRKMKNEFMVNWDGLRTKETERVLVLAATNRPFDLDEAVIRRMPRRLMVNLPDAPNRAKILKVILAQEELSPDVDLDAVATMTDGYSGSDLKNLCVTAAQRPIKEILEKEKKERVSALAEGQPAPALRSSGDIRSLNMEDFKYAHQQVCASVSSESVNMTELLQWNELYGEGGSRVKKALSYFM; from the exons ATGGTTTCTACGAGACGGAGTGGATCTCTCTCTGCCAACAACTCCAAACGATCTTCCTCATCGGAAAGCAAACCTCCTTCGCCGAAGCGTCAAAAG GTCGACAATGGCGGTTCGTCGGAGAAGCCGGTGTCGACACCGGCGGAGAATTCAAAGGATTTACGTACTCCGGAGCCCGTGCCTGATCCCGGGGAATGTGGCTCTGCCGACGTTCAGATCGCCGGAGCGGGTTCCGCCGATGTAGTGAGCTCCGGCAAGGTTGATGCTACGCCGGCTGTGCCCGTCACGGCACCGATTGCTGATGCTGCAT GCCCGTCCTTCTCTTCGTGGAGTGTATATCAGAAACAGATTCCGAATATCGAGGGAGGACCGTGGTGTAGGTTCTTGTCTCAGTCTGCACAG AATCCTAATGTTGCTGTTTGCATACCCAATTTCACGATTGGTTCTAATAGAAGTTGCAACTTTGCACTGAAAGATCAAACTATAAGTGGAAATTTATGCAAGATCAAGCACACGCAG CGTGATGGGAGTGCTGTAGCTGTGCTAGAAAGTACGGGTAGCAAAGGATCTGTGCTAGTAAATGGGACGCATGTGAAGAAGAATACCAACTGTGTGCTTAACTCGGGTGATGAAGTGGTGTTTGGTGTTCTTGGAAATCATTCTTAT ATTTTTCAGCAACTAAATACTGAGGTTGCAATTAGGGGTGCAGAAGTTTCTAGTGGTGTTGGGAAATTTCTGCCGCTTGAAAGGAAAAGTGGAGACCCTTCAGCTGTGGCCGGGGCCTCTATTTTGGCTTCTCTTTCCATCAAACAGGACCTTACAAGATGGAAATCTCCAACTCATACCTCTAGTAAACCTCACCAGGGTTCTGATGTCTCGAGTCATCCTGTCCTTCATGATAGTACAGAAATTGAGCTTGACGGCTCAGAGTCAACTCCAAATGTGCATACTGATAAAGCAGCAGATGCTCAAACAAATGAGAAGAATTCAACAATGGATTGCAATCCGGATGCTGGTGCAGAGGCAGGCAAT GTATTGGAAGAAAAAAATGGGACGCTGGACATGCAGGCAGCATCAACTTTGGGTACATCTGTGCGCTGTGCAGTGTTTAAAGAAGATGTTCACGCTGCTATTCTGGATGGAAAAGAAATAGACGTTTCTTTTGACAACTTCCCTTACTATTTAAG TGAGAGCACAAAAAATGTCTTGGTGGCTGCTTGCTTTATGCACCTAAGGCATAAAGAGCATGAAAAATTTACTTCAGATCTTACAACCATAAACCCTCGTATTCTACTCTCAGGACCTGCAG GGTCAGAAATATATCAGGAGATGTTGGCAAAGGCACTTGCAAAATACTTTGGAGCTAAGCTGCTCATATTTGATAGTCATTTGCTTTTGGGT GGTTTATCTTCCAAGGAAGCCGAGCTACTCAAAGATGGACTAAATGTTGAAAAATCCTTCAGCAGCACTAAACAAAGTCCTACAGCAACAAAAGTGGCTGGGAGCATGGATCCACCTGCTACTGAAACAGAGACACCTAGCTCTTCAAATGCACCTTCATTGGGCTTTGACTCTCAACCTAAGTTGGAAACTGATAACATGCCATCCGCCTCTGGGACAGCCAAAAGTTGTTTGTTCAAATTAG GTGATAGGGTGAAATTTAGCTGTTCATCTTCTTGTGGCGTATATCAAACATCTCCAAG GGGACCGTCTAATGGAGGTAGGGGGAAGGTTGTCTTACTATTTGATGATAATCCCTTGTCTAAAATTGGTGTGAGATTTGATAAGCCCATACCCGATGGAGTTGATCTTGGCGGTGCGTGTGAGGGAGGTCAAGGATTTTTCTGCAATG TCACTGATCTTCGCTTGGAAAGTAGTGCTGTAGAAGAACTGGACAAATTACTTATTCATTCGTTGTTTGAG GTTGTTTTTAGTGAGAGTAGAAGTGCACCATTCATTTTGTTCATGAAAGATGCTGAGAAGTCTATTGTAGGAAACGGAGATTCATATGCATTTAAAAGTAAGCTTGAAAATCTTCCAGACAATGTGGTCGTAATAGGTTCTCACACTCAAAATGACAGTCGTAAGGAGAAG TCACATCCTGGTGGTTTGCTTTTTACAAAATTTGGTAGCAATCAGACTGCCCTTCTGGACTTGGCTTTCCCT GATAGTTTTGGACGATTGCATGACAGAGGGAAGGAAGTTCCAAAACCAAATAGAACTTTGACTAAGCTCTttccaaataaaattataattcacaTGCCTCAG GATGAGGCTCTTCTAGCATCTTGGAAGCAGCAACTGGATCGAGATGTTGAAACTCTCAAAATCAAAGGAAATTTACATCACTTGCGTGCA GTTTTGGGACGATGTGGAATGGAATGTGAAGGACTTGATACCTTATGCATTAAGGATCAGACACTTACAAATGAAA ATGCAGAGAAGATAATTGGTTGGGCTTTAAGTCACCACCTCATGCAGAATTCAGAAGCTAAGCCTGATTCGAAGCTTGTATTATCATGTGATAG CATTCAGTATGGAATTGGGATCTTGCAGTCCGTCCAGAATGAGTCCAAGAGCCTGAAGAAGTCTCTTAAG GATGTAGTAACAGAAAATGAATTTGAAAAGAGGCTTTTGGCTGACGTTATTCCACCTAGTGACATTGATGTTACCTTCGATGATATTGGAGCTCTTGAAAAAGTCAAGGATACATTGAAGGAGTTGGTGATGCTTCCTTTACAGAGGCCTGAGCTTTTTTGCAAGGGGCAATTAACCAAG CCATGCAAAGGTATCCTATTATTTGGACCTCCTGGAACAGGTAAAACAATGCTTGCAAAGGCAATTGCTACTGAAGCTGGTGCAAACTTCATCAACATTTCTATGTCAAGTATTACATCTAAG TGGTTTGGTGAGGGTGAGAAATATGTGAAAGCTGTTTTCTCTCTGGCGAGTAAAATTTCTCCTAGTGTTATATTTGTTGATGAG GTTGACAGCATGTTGGGTCGAAGGGAAAACCCAGGGGAGCATGAGGCCATGCGAAAGATGAAGAATGAATTCATGGTAAATTGGGATGGCTTACGTACCAAGGAAACAGAGAGAGTTCTTGTGCTGGCAGCCACTAACAGGCCTTTTGACCTAGATGAAGCTGTTATAAGGAGGATGCCAAGAAG ATTGATGGTAAATTTGCCAGATGCTCCCAATAGAGCAAAAATATTGAAAGTCATACTGGCCCAAGAAGAATTGTCTCCTGATGTTGATTTGGATGCAGTTGCTACTATGACAGATGGATATTCCGGAAGTGATCTTAAG AATTTATGTGTTACTGCAGCACAACGGCCTATTAAAGAgatattagaaaaagaaaaaaag GAACGTGTTTCTGCTCTAGCAGAAGGTCAACCAGCTCCAGCGTTGCGTAGCAGTGGGGACATCAGATCATTAAACATGGAAGACTTCAAATATGCTCATCAACAG GTTTGCGCAAGTGTTTCTTCTGAATCAGTAAATATGACTGAGCTTTT
- the LOC137807962 gene encoding uncharacterized protein isoform X2, which yields MVSTRRSGSLSANNSKRSSSSESKPPSPKRQKVDNGGSSEKPVSTPAENSKDLRTPEPVPDPGECGSADVQIAGAGSADVVSSGKVDATPAVPVTAPIADAACPSFSSWSVYQKQIPNIEGGPWCRFLSQSAQNPNVAVCIPNFTIGSNRSCNFALKDQTISGNLCKIKHTQRDGSAVAVLESTGSKGSVLVNGTHVKKNTNCVLNSGDEVVFGVLGNHSYIFQQLNTEVAIRGAEVSSGVGKFLPLERKSGDPSAVAGASILASLSIKQDLTRWKSPTHTSSKPHQGSDVSSHPVLHDSTEIELDGSESTPNVHTDKAADAQTNEKNSTMDCNPDAGAEAGNVKLSGVLEEKNGTLDMQAASTLGTSVRCAVFKEDVHAAILDGKEIDVSFDNFPYYLSESTKNVLVAACFMHLRHKEHEKFTSDLTTINPRILLSGPAGSEIYQEMLAKALAKYFGAKLLIFDSHLLLGGLSSKEAELLKDGLNVEKSFSSTKQSPTATKVAGSMDPPATETETPSSSNAPSLGFDSQPKLETDNMPSASGTAKSCLFKLGDRVKFSCSSSCGVYQTSPRGPSNGGRGKVVLLFDDNPLSKIGVRFDKPIPDGVDLGGACEGGQGFFCNVTDLRLESSAVEELDKLLIHSLFEVVFSESRSAPFILFMKDAEKSIVGNGDSYAFKSKLENLPDNVVVIGSHTQNDSRKEKSHPGGLLFTKFGSNQTALLDLAFPDSFGRLHDRGKEVPKPNRTLTKLFPNKIIIHMPQDEALLASWKQQLDRDVETLKIKGNLHHLRAVLGRCGMECEGLDTLCIKDQTLTNENAEKIIGWALSHHLMQNSEAKPDSKLVLSCDSIQYGIGILQSVQNESKSLKKSLKDVVTENEFEKRLLADVIPPSDIDVTFDDIGALEKVKDTLKELVMLPLQRPELFCKGQLTKPCKGILLFGPPGTGKTMLAKAIATEAGANFINISMSSITSKWFGEGEKYVKAVFSLASKISPSVIFVDEVDSMLGRRENPGEHEAMRKMKNEFMVNWDGLRTKETERVLVLAATNRPFDLDEAVIRRMPRRLMVNLPDAPNRAKILKVILAQEELSPDVDLDAVATMTDGYSGSDLKNLCVTAAQRPIKEILEKEKKERVSALAEGQPAPALRSSGDIRSLNMEDFKYAHQQVCASVSSESVNMTELLQWNELYGEGGSRVKKALSYFM from the exons ATGGTTTCTACGAGACGGAGTGGATCTCTCTCTGCCAACAACTCCAAACGATCTTCCTCATCGGAAAGCAAACCTCCTTCGCCGAAGCGTCAAAAG GTCGACAATGGCGGTTCGTCGGAGAAGCCGGTGTCGACACCGGCGGAGAATTCAAAGGATTTACGTACTCCGGAGCCCGTGCCTGATCCCGGGGAATGTGGCTCTGCCGACGTTCAGATCGCCGGAGCGGGTTCCGCCGATGTAGTGAGCTCCGGCAAGGTTGATGCTACGCCGGCTGTGCCCGTCACGGCACCGATTGCTGATGCTGCAT GCCCGTCCTTCTCTTCGTGGAGTGTATATCAGAAACAGATTCCGAATATCGAGGGAGGACCGTGGTGTAGGTTCTTGTCTCAGTCTGCACAG AATCCTAATGTTGCTGTTTGCATACCCAATTTCACGATTGGTTCTAATAGAAGTTGCAACTTTGCACTGAAAGATCAAACTATAAGTGGAAATTTATGCAAGATCAAGCACACGCAG CGTGATGGGAGTGCTGTAGCTGTGCTAGAAAGTACGGGTAGCAAAGGATCTGTGCTAGTAAATGGGACGCATGTGAAGAAGAATACCAACTGTGTGCTTAACTCGGGTGATGAAGTGGTGTTTGGTGTTCTTGGAAATCATTCTTAT ATTTTTCAGCAACTAAATACTGAGGTTGCAATTAGGGGTGCAGAAGTTTCTAGTGGTGTTGGGAAATTTCTGCCGCTTGAAAGGAAAAGTGGAGACCCTTCAGCTGTGGCCGGGGCCTCTATTTTGGCTTCTCTTTCCATCAAACAGGACCTTACAAGATGGAAATCTCCAACTCATACCTCTAGTAAACCTCACCAGGGTTCTGATGTCTCGAGTCATCCTGTCCTTCATGATAGTACAGAAATTGAGCTTGACGGCTCAGAGTCAACTCCAAATGTGCATACTGATAAAGCAGCAGATGCTCAAACAAATGAGAAGAATTCAACAATGGATTGCAATCCGGATGCTGGTGCAGAGGCAGGCAATGTAAAACTCTCTGGG GTATTGGAAGAAAAAAATGGGACGCTGGACATGCAGGCAGCATCAACTTTGGGTACATCTGTGCGCTGTGCAGTGTTTAAAGAAGATGTTCACGCTGCTATTCTGGATGGAAAAGAAATAGACGTTTCTTTTGACAACTTCCCTTACTATTTAAG TGAGAGCACAAAAAATGTCTTGGTGGCTGCTTGCTTTATGCACCTAAGGCATAAAGAGCATGAAAAATTTACTTCAGATCTTACAACCATAAACCCTCGTATTCTACTCTCAGGACCTGCAG GGTCAGAAATATATCAGGAGATGTTGGCAAAGGCACTTGCAAAATACTTTGGAGCTAAGCTGCTCATATTTGATAGTCATTTGCTTTTGGGT GGTTTATCTTCCAAGGAAGCCGAGCTACTCAAAGATGGACTAAATGTTGAAAAATCCTTCAGCAGCACTAAACAAAGTCCTACAGCAACAAAAGTGGCTGGGAGCATGGATCCACCTGCTACTGAAACAGAGACACCTAGCTCTTCAAATGCACCTTCATTGGGCTTTGACTCTCAACCTAAGTTGGAAACTGATAACATGCCATCCGCCTCTGGGACAGCCAAAAGTTGTTTGTTCAAATTAG GTGATAGGGTGAAATTTAGCTGTTCATCTTCTTGTGGCGTATATCAAACATCTCCAAG GGGACCGTCTAATGGAGGTAGGGGGAAGGTTGTCTTACTATTTGATGATAATCCCTTGTCTAAAATTGGTGTGAGATTTGATAAGCCCATACCCGATGGAGTTGATCTTGGCGGTGCGTGTGAGGGAGGTCAAGGATTTTTCTGCAATG TCACTGATCTTCGCTTGGAAAGTAGTGCTGTAGAAGAACTGGACAAATTACTTATTCATTCGTTGTTTGAG GTTGTTTTTAGTGAGAGTAGAAGTGCACCATTCATTTTGTTCATGAAAGATGCTGAGAAGTCTATTGTAGGAAACGGAGATTCATATGCATTTAAAAGTAAGCTTGAAAATCTTCCAGACAATGTGGTCGTAATAGGTTCTCACACTCAAAATGACAGTCGTAAGGAGAAG TCACATCCTGGTGGTTTGCTTTTTACAAAATTTGGTAGCAATCAGACTGCCCTTCTGGACTTGGCTTTCCCT GATAGTTTTGGACGATTGCATGACAGAGGGAAGGAAGTTCCAAAACCAAATAGAACTTTGACTAAGCTCTttccaaataaaattataattcacaTGCCTCAG GATGAGGCTCTTCTAGCATCTTGGAAGCAGCAACTGGATCGAGATGTTGAAACTCTCAAAATCAAAGGAAATTTACATCACTTGCGTGCA GTTTTGGGACGATGTGGAATGGAATGTGAAGGACTTGATACCTTATGCATTAAGGATCAGACACTTACAAATGAAA ATGCAGAGAAGATAATTGGTTGGGCTTTAAGTCACCACCTCATGCAGAATTCAGAAGCTAAGCCTGATTCGAAGCTTGTATTATCATGTGATAG CATTCAGTATGGAATTGGGATCTTGCAGTCCGTCCAGAATGAGTCCAAGAGCCTGAAGAAGTCTCTTAAG GATGTAGTAACAGAAAATGAATTTGAAAAGAGGCTTTTGGCTGACGTTATTCCACCTAGTGACATTGATGTTACCTTCGATGATATTGGAGCTCTTGAAAAAGTCAAGGATACATTGAAGGAGTTGGTGATGCTTCCTTTACAGAGGCCTGAGCTTTTTTGCAAGGGGCAATTAACCAAG CCATGCAAAGGTATCCTATTATTTGGACCTCCTGGAACAGGTAAAACAATGCTTGCAAAGGCAATTGCTACTGAAGCTGGTGCAAACTTCATCAACATTTCTATGTCAAGTATTACATCTAAG TGGTTTGGTGAGGGTGAGAAATATGTGAAAGCTGTTTTCTCTCTGGCGAGTAAAATTTCTCCTAGTGTTATATTTGTTGATGAG GTTGACAGCATGTTGGGTCGAAGGGAAAACCCAGGGGAGCATGAGGCCATGCGAAAGATGAAGAATGAATTCATGGTAAATTGGGATGGCTTACGTACCAAGGAAACAGAGAGAGTTCTTGTGCTGGCAGCCACTAACAGGCCTTTTGACCTAGATGAAGCTGTTATAAGGAGGATGCCAAGAAG ATTGATGGTAAATTTGCCAGATGCTCCCAATAGAGCAAAAATATTGAAAGTCATACTGGCCCAAGAAGAATTGTCTCCTGATGTTGATTTGGATGCAGTTGCTACTATGACAGATGGATATTCCGGAAGTGATCTTAAG AATTTATGTGTTACTGCAGCACAACGGCCTATTAAAGAgatattagaaaaagaaaaaaag GAACGTGTTTCTGCTCTAGCAGAAGGTCAACCAGCTCCAGCGTTGCGTAGCAGTGGGGACATCAGATCATTAAACATGGAAGACTTCAAATATGCTCATCAACAG GTTTGCGCAAGTGTTTCTTCTGAATCAGTAAATATGACTGAGCTTTT